The sequence TCTGTTTTCttactgtaaaatggagataatacttgtAAAGGTAAATCATTAATGTATCTGGGGGGGGGTGTACTCCAAAAGCCATAGTAAAACTTGTtattaatcatcatcatcatccccttTTTCCCACACTTGCTTATCTGCTTTTCAAACTCTCACTTTTTTTACTTTACTCCTTTTCGCCTAAGGTTCAAATCTCCTCCTTCTGCTTATTTAACAAGCACCCTGTCTTCTCCTTCAAGTTCTTCCCTATAACAGTACTTCCAGGAATCTCATCAATACTCCCACACCTTCTTTTATCTGAACTTTTGATCCACAGCTGTTCCTGTCTTTGGTCTTGTCTGTCTTAAGCTGTGAACTCTTAGACCCATTCCTTGCTCCTATCTTATTGAGCACCATAAATGTAGATTGTATCTTAAAAACTGAGTGACACAGggaagaaacaacaacaaaaatctgttGCCATAATTCCTACAAGGGCTCACATTAAATGGTGAAATATGTCACTAAAACATAAGTCCTTGTTGAAAAGAGGAGCATAAAGTAAAATCCAGAAATTTTTATCCTTACTCCTTATTTAAAGCCCAGTTTAAAGGTACAGTGCTCTCATTTTTAACTCTGCCTTGCATTTTTCAGGATAAAATGTTTCTTTGGTACAAATTCTGTAATGCCATGTCTTATAGCTGAGAAAGAACCTTGCTTCAGAATCTTCACTAAACAGTGAATTTGTATTGTTTTCTATCATTCAGTATATAGAGGGATTAACTAAGGAAAAAATGGGTGAAATGTAAGAGCATAGTTAACTGTCTCAGTAACTTTTCACTCCAGTccttttatgtatgtatgtatttattttttgacAGGCATAAAGATGACAAACTTGTTAAATGTCATCAATATGATGGCCTTGTAGAACTAGCAACGATCTGTGCACTTTGTAATGATTCTTCTTTGGATTACAATGAAGTAAGTCAGTCTTTTTTACAATACAAGAGGAAACCAGAATGAAGTTAAATGCTTGTTCTTGTCTAATTTACTTTGTATCTTTCCCCAAAGTTGGGAGGTGCCTCACATTTTTGAGCAAACTCTCAGGGTGTTAGTGACTTTCTATTCTATTTCTCATATAAACACCTATAAAGCACAATGTTATAACCACTATCCTTCTAGTTAAGGGAGACTACGTTGTTTCTTAAGAACCAGTTAATGCCACTCCTTATTTGGTTGGAGAGGACATTGTTGAGCAACTAGAGTTAAGAGAGTGATACGAATTTGGAACTCAGACCTGTCTCCTCCTTAACAATGTAGAAAGCACTGTTGCTAGGCTTTCCTGCTGGTCCTAAATCTCTATCTTGAAATGATAGATTGCAAATATAAATTaggaaaatacagtaaaagctttgttattcAGCATGTTGGGAGAATGGGAGGTGCTGGTAAGTTTAAAAAataagtgagtgtgtgtggggtgggctggagaatccagttaactaagagggggagggagtttgggtgcgggaggggacagGCGGTTGGGGCGTGGGACGGGGTGCTGGATCTGGGTGGCACTCACTTTGGGCAGCTCCCCGCAAGCAgggacatgtccctgctgctcctaggtggaggcacggTTAGacaggccactgggagctgcagagccagcgctcAAGACTGGGTGGGACAGTGTGCAGATCCGCCTTactgcacctctgcctaggagcagcagggatatGTTGCCACTTGCAGGGAGCCGCCCGAGGTGAGCGCCGGATctggcaccccacaccccctcccgtgtcccaaccccctgccccgagcccccttccacactcaAACTCGCTCCCAGAGCCTGCGTCCCACACCGCCTCCTACATTCTGAACCCCACGTGGCCAttcctccgcctaggagcagcagggacacatCACCCCTTCTAGAGAGCCACGTGGAGCCAgttagggagcctgccagccctgtgccAACCAGACTATAAACCGGACTTTCAGTGAAGgtcagaaatgctggtttatagagctttctggttggtaaagtgctggataacacagcttttactgtagcaAAAACTGTTTTCCTTTTAAGATGAGGAAAAAAGATGGGGGAAATCTGACATTTTGGAGAAACTCATTTCTTTGTATGTTTTTCATTATGAACTGCAACAAGATTTGCAGTTTCCATTCATTGTATCGCTTGAAATTTCACTGTGGTGACTTGCGAAAGGCCAAGGTTTTTATAGCAGTAATAattctccatttatttatttatttatttatttaaatgaattGAAGGCTAAGGGAGTGTATGAAAAGGTTGGAGAAGCTACGGAGACTGCACTCAGCTGCCTGGTTGAGAAGATGAATGTATTTGACACAGAATTAAAGGGGCTCTCCAGAATTGAACGTGCAAATGCTTGCAACTCGGTCAGTACTTCCAAAATACTGTAAACAGTATGTGATTTCAGTTACGTTGTTTGTTGCAAtctgaatgaaatgttattaatAATGTCTCCTTCATAGGTCATAAAACAACTCATGAAGAAAGAGTTCACTCTGGAATTCTCAAGGGACAGAAAGTCCATGTCTGTCTACTGTACTCCAAACAAACCGAGCCGGACATCCATGAGCAAGATGTTTGTTAAGGCAAGTTCAGCATATGAGGAGTATAGTTTTGAAATGGCTACAAAGTAACATGACTCTTGAAGTTGTGCTTAGATTAATTGTAGCTGAACCATGAGCATAAATGTGTGCCTAGTGTTATCAGTTTTGGAGATGGACTGTTTCTTATCTTGTGTGAAACGATTCTGTGATGGAGAGCAAATTTGCTCATTTCTTGCTGCTCATTTCTTGCTTTGCTCCTGTAGGGTGCTCCTGAAGGTGTACTTGACAGGTGTACGCACATTCGTGTTGGAAGCACTAAAGTACTGTTAACTCCAGGAATTAAGCAGAAGATCATGACTGTCATTCGAGAGTGGGGTACTGGTAGAGACACATTGCGTTGCCTGGCTCTAGCAACACATGACAATCCACCAAGAAGAGAAGAAATGAACCTTGAGGACTCTGCTAACTTTATTAATTATGAGGTTAGTTTAGTAAAAGGCTTGCCTCTCCTTTGTTTCAACAGTTTTTCTGGAAGAGTGGTGACTTTTTAAGATTGAGTTAATTTTTTTCAGAAGACAAAACAGTAAAGGGCAATGCTTTTAACAAGTTGGATTCTTTTCAAACAGAAATATAACACTTCAGAAGCTTTTTCTGAATTAATAGATGTGGTCTGGCTCAATGGCTTAGCAACAGCAAGTTGTACGAGCTATACAGGGGACCAAAATTAGGAGCATCCTTTGGGTTCTTAaatgcccccaccccctggcatCACTTCCCCCAGCAGAGTCTGGACTAAAAGTTATTTGTTCTTGGTGCTTCTGGTGGCTGATCTATACATAGACACTTGATTATAAGTTTTTAGTAAGGTGCCATTCAGGCTGGTCTTTTGCAATTAATGCCAATGTTGTGGTGCAGAATACATATATTTCCCTAACTACCTATAGTTCTCATCAACATAGTATCTGAGACTCTCTTTAAATTTTGGTTCTGGAAAAAGTAATTTTATAAAAAAATAGCACTGGGGAAATTGTGTATTATGCTTTAATTACtttaagccagtggtccccaaactttttgtcACTCCCCCCTGGGAGCTGAGAGTGGGGGCCAGGgctgtgggcagagcagggctgaggggcacttccttcctgccccccatgggggctggcttggGCCCTGCCGCACCTGCTCCgaacattcctctgtgccccgcccccaggggagAAAtgctccacagtttgggaaccacagCTTTAAGCTCTTCTTTGGTCAGATTACAAGTGTTTCCTAATTGCCTGTCCTGCAAACTCCCCTTGGAATCTGAtggtcaagctgggttctttcccttCTCTCGTATTTTCATTTGTAAAGATTCTGCCCTCAATTATCTGAACAACTCCGTTATATTTCAATACAATTACATGTATAACGAGGAATTCATTTTTGAAGACAGTGGAAGTTGCAGATTATTTGGCTTGGAGAATCTCTTGCTAGCAGTATGCATGAGAAGGAAAGACTTGACTCTGAGTGCAGGTGGAATCTGCAAGGCTGGCAGTTAGATCACCTTTTAACTTGTGAACTGAGCACTTTTAAGCTGAAGGCAAAGAGACACAATACATTTGGAAATGCAGAATGCCATTTTTAGTCACTTCTCAGGGTAGAACCACACTTTAAGTTGCTCCATATGCTTAACTCATTGAGACTCTTCTCAGTGTTATGTTTCAGAACCAGATGATGCTGCATAACATGCTGCACTAGAACAAAGTCAGAATTACAGAGACAAAACATTCCCAGTTCTGTTTCAGTTCCTCTTCTTTCTCAGTGTCTCTTGTAGTCTGCTTTTCAAAATGGTCTGGATTCAGACCGTAGTACAAGAAATGAACATTTTGAGGCAAGATACCATGAAGACTGAGTATGCTGAAATACAGAGATGAGTCTGGAAGAGCCCCATAAGTGGGGGAAAATCTGACTTGATGTGCATGGCATGCTTGCTGAACCTTGTCAAATACTAGTTTTGAACAAACAGTGAGGGAGGGTTGGCGGGGGGTGGCATGCAAGTTTATAAAGGCCTGAATTTAAAATTGTTGGATACTGTAGGATAAAAATGCTATTTTCCTCTTATAAACTAATGTTTTGAACTACTTTGGCTTGTGAAAATGATTTGTGTACTGGCCTACTAAAGAAATAAAAGCGTCTCCTAATATTTTGTGCTAAAGCTCAATGTCCTCCTGTTTCAGACCAATTTGACCTTTGTTGGCTGTGTGGGTATGCTGGATCCCCCAAGAACTGAAGTAGCCTCATCCATAAAGTTGTGTAGGAAAGCTGGTATTCGTGTTATTATGATTACTGGTGACAATAAGGGCACAGCAGTAGCCATTTGTCGTCGTATTGGTATCTttggagaagatgaggatgtttCTTCAAAAGCCTTTACTGGACGTGAGTTTGATGAACTTTCCCCAGCTGTCCAGAGGGATGCTTGCCTACATGCTCGTTGCTTTGCCCGTGTAGAGCCTTCCCATAAGTCTAAGATTGTTGAGTTCCTCCAGTCTTTCGATGAGATCACGGCTATGGTAAGTAATTAGAAGCTTGCATGGCTTGTAAATgagattttcctttttaaaacaaattatatcCCGTCAATCTGACAAATTTCAgttattttcttttaagatcggcaattacaggctggtaagtctgacttcagtaccgggcaaactggttgaaactatagtcaagaataaaattgtcagacacataggtgaacataatttgttggggaatagtcaacgtagtttttgtaaagggaaatcacgcctcaccaatgtactagaattctttgagggggtcaacaagcatgtggacaaggggatccagtggatatagtgaatttagattttcagaaagcctttgacaaggtccctcaccaaaggctcttaagcaaagtaagcagtcatgggataagagggaaggttttctcatggattgataactgtttaaaagataggaaacaaagggtaggaataaatggtcagttttcagaatggagagaggtaaatagtggtgtccctcaggggtctgtacagggcccagtcctatttaacatattcataaatctggaaaaaggggtaaacagtgaggtggcaaaattcatagatgatacaaaactactcaagatggtTAACTCCCAgccagactgcgaagagctaaaGGAACTCTAAGTGAAcaaatgttaggaatcattaagagagagagataataagacacaaaatatcatattgcctctatataaatccatggtaaacacacatcttgaatactgcatgcagatgtggtcaccccatctcgaaaaagatatattggactttggaaaaggttcagaaaagggcaacaaaaattattaggggtatggaacggctgctatatgaggagagattaataagactgggactttttcagcttagaaaagagatgactggggatatgatagaggtctataaaatcatgactggtgtggagaaagtaaataaggaagtgttgtttactccttctcataacacaagaactaggggccaccaaatgaaattaataggcagcaaatttaaaacaaaaggaagtatttttgcacacaacgcacagtcaacctgtggaactccttgccagaggatgttgtgaaggtcaagactataacagggttcaaaaaagaactagataaattcatagaagatacgtccatcaatggctcttagccaggatgggcagagatggtggatgcaagaagctgggaatggctgacagggatggatcacttgatgattccctgttctgttcattccctctggggcacctggcattggccactgacagacaacaggatacggggctagatgaatttttggtctgacccagtatggccattcttatgctcttaacCTTTGAGGGACCACCCCTTGTATTTTTCCTAGGACAAATTGATAAATGATTGTATGTATTGGAGCCTGAAAAATTAGAATCAGTTTTCACCCAACTAGTGACAGCTTTCATCAATTGCTCAATCCATTTTTTAGGAATGTTGTTCAGCAGTGCATTGTTCAGAAAATTACTTAAAAATAAGGTATCATGTGGGCATAGTTCAGCATCAGAAATATCTTACTGGTTCACACCAAAACCTCGACAAAATATGGTACTTGTAATTTACCCAGTTGGTAGAATTGgcctttttccttccttccccccaagCATCTGAGCACACCTCTGATCACTTGGGACTATAAATCAAAGGTACTGCCATCTCCCTAAGGCAGAAACTTCTTATCTTCAGCCTAATTAGAGTAAGAGGTGGAAAATCCGCAAACTCTGTTTTGGTTTGGGCACCTAAGTGTATGGCCTGAAGAACTAAGATAGTTGACTTCCGAGTCAATTTTGTTAGACAAGCAAGGAATATTGTGTAATGGTCCCCTTGATTGTGGATGTTTGGGTGGAGTAAATAGAGAGGTTTCTCTTGAACCCAGTTTCCTTGCACTTCAGCAATCAATGTCTCAACTagttactctgtgtgtgtgtgtgtgtgtgtgtgtgtgtgtgtgtgtgtgtgtgtgtgtgtgtgtgtgtgtgtgtgtgtgtgtgtgtgtgtgcgcgcgcacaatCAACATGTGAACATTACAATAGGCATAATCAGAATAACAGCATTGGAAACACTGTTGCTACTCAGGCCATTTTCTGTGCCTGTCAGTTCAATCAAGTTTAAACTTCCTGTCCTTCACCTTAAAGCCCCATCTCAATTCTGCACCTCCTTACTTACCCACTTTAGATTTTTGCCCCCCTGTGTAAAATCCTCTTCCAGTCCCCGCATATAAGTGCCCatgttttctttgtattttagACTGGTGATGGTGTAAATGATGCCCCTGCACTGAAGAAAGCAGAAATTGGGATTGCTATGGGGTCAGGTACTGCAGTAGCTAAAACTGCTTCTGAAATGGTCTTGGCTGATGACAACTTCTCAACCATCGTAGCGGCTGTGGAAGAAGGGCGAGCCATCTACAACAACATGAAACAGTTTATCCGTTATCTCATCTCTTCCAATGTTGGAGAAGTTGTTTGGTAAGTTTTAAGAAGTTGTTCTGTTTTAATTTTGCACTTCTGTAATGGAAGCTGATCAGTTTTAACTTAGCATCTGGCAATATTATATTTGGggaacagaggtttattagaagTAATAACTATGTTTAAAAGAGAGAAGTATTTATATGCATTGCAATGCTCAAGGGAATTCATTATATATTCATTATGTTTTGAGAAAATTCTATTCAGATGTTAAATATTTCAAAGAAATAATGAATGTTTTCCAAATTCTAGTTTTGAGACTGTCATGTCCACTAATATAGGTCCTTAATGCTTCGTTTGGGCAAGACGCCTTTGAAATAGACAAATCCACATTCTACTAGTTGGGAAATCGAACACACAAGTTGACTCTTTCCCAAGACCACGGAGTgagttggtggcagagccagggatagagcccagatctcctgagttccattttTGTATTTAAGCCATAAGACTCTCCTTTTTCCAAGGGCTTAATGTCAATTCTCCTTCTGACAGTTGTTGCTACAGATCCCTACTCCTGTAGTTCTACCCTAAACCATGCTGACTCAAAGCCATAAAGGGAGGTTGCATTCCCCAGTGCATGTGTGCAAGGACTGGAGGATGTCCAGTTCAATGGAACCTTGCCCCTCAGTTATACTGTAATTCTATAACAGTTGTAGACTTTTAGGGAGGAGTTTGCAAGACTCCCTTTATAGATGGCTTCAAGAAGTGGCTCCACTAGGTGAAAACTGCTTTTTAATGCTCCATCAGGTCCATTTGTTTTACCATTCAACTCAAAGAGCATAGATCTGTAGAAGCAATATCCTCCAAGTACTCCGGAAAGCAGCCTAGTGCTTTGTGAGGGTTACTCTGGTAGAGAGTAATAAAGCTCCTCAGTCTACCAAAACAAAATGCACCTACTTTAAACATTATTCAATTACTCTTGGCTATAAAATGCATGTACATTCCTAGCTATCTCAATGTGAATATTTAGCTTCCAATATTAAATAGATGTTGCAATGTCACACCGCATAATTTTTCCTTGCCAGTTAATAAGGAACAGAATTATTTAAAAACTAAACATAGATGAGTATTTATCATATGTTTGGTTTAACATGGCTAAGGACAATTTTGTACTTGTTCCTTTTTGTAGTATCTTCTTgactgctgctctgggcttcCCTGAAGCTTTAATTCCCGTCCAGCTGTTATGGGTAAATCTTGTAACGGAtggtctccctgccactgctctgGGCTTCAATCCTCCCGATTTAGACATCATGGATAAGCCGCCCCGTAATCCTAAAGAGCCCCTGATCAGCGGATGGCTCTTCTTCCGTTACCTGGCAATTGGATGTGAGTAGCTCACTAGCTTTTCTTTAACTTTTTGTACATGTAGAATGACTTGTAGGAACTTGATCTGGAACTTGCATGGAATTTATATGGTCTTCAGTTATGttttaggccaggggtaggcaacctatggcatatgtgccgaaggcggcacgcaagccgattttcagtggcactcacactgcccgggtcctggccaccagcccggggggctctgcattttaatttaatttaaaatgaagtttcttaaacattttaaaaaccttatttactttacatacaacaatggtaAGTAATTAGAAGCTTGCATGGCTTGTAAAAGAGATTGGAGCAGAAGGCCACCCACCTGGtatctagaatttttttttttcttttttcaatcaGCAAATGACAATGGTTTGGCCAAATCTTTCATGAATCTCTAACCAAATTGTTCTGCAGCACATTCATATTTGTACTTTGTCTCTGTAGAACTGAGTTAACTACTCATgcgttttttttgtttgtttgttttttggaaagTGAGAAGTTAGGATTTATTTTCTGCTAAATATATTAAATGTTTACTATCACTTTAGGGAGCCATGACCATGGTTGAATTCTCTGTATGCCCTAAATTACAATAAACACATAAAATCTTTACAGTTGGACAGATTCCAATTATGGTGACTTGGCAGTTTAAAAGCAGATTCCTTCTACGGGAAATGGGCAAAGGCtacattgtgtatgtgtgtgcccAAGTGATGGTGGAGGAGGAAGTTCAAGTGAGGTTAACAAGACTGTGTCATACGTACTATTCATaatgtagaaaaacaaactgCGTCCCTTTTCTTTAAGGTTACGTTGGAGCTGCGACAGTGGGTGCTGCTGCATGGTGGTTCATTGCTGCTGATGGTGGCCCAAGAGTAACCTATTACCAGCTGGTATTGTTCAGTTTAATTTACTTTAGAAAGCCTGCAAAAATATATAAACGCCTACTGAGCGTAACATAATATGTTGGTACTTCCTGTACGCTgtacattttcatttcaaagaATAGCTGCAGAAGGACCGTCTTTAATTGTATTAAATAATCCTGCTTATTCAGAGTTAATAGCTATAAAAAGCGAAAGGTAGAATACAAAACACTTTCTTTAAACTGTTTTTGAAGGAAATAGATGTCTTTTTATGGGAAGATTTCTGTACATATCAAATTTATGTGAATTGTTTGAATCAGAGATGAAGTCAAAAGTAATTCTTCCTGATGTCGGCCTCTATAGGCACAGGCTTTTATAATCCTAGTGCTGGACTGCTGCACCATCCCACTTGAATTTTTTTGTAAATAGGTAATCATCATCGTTGAAATAATGAGTGTTTGCTTGTTTTATTCTGTTGTAGAGTCATTTCCTACAGTGCAATGAggacaacccagaattcacagatgTAGACTGTGTGGTCTTTGAGTCGCCATACCCAATGACAATGGCACTTTCTGTTCTGGTCACCATAGAGATGTGTAATGCTCTCAACAGGTTAGTTATGTCTGAAGTAGAAAGCTGAGATTCACttgggtttttttcctgaaattatAAAGTTTTTATATAGAGAACTGTCCAGACATTAAGAAAGGATACGTAAGTAATAAATAAGTGAGGGAATGGTGAATTCCGGAGTTTGCATATTGAAGGCCAAAGGATCATTTTTCCTAGATCACATTTGAGATCTTACGCTATAAGCAGAGGTATCATTTTAAATCCTTCAGTTCACTCTTGGGACTTTGGTATTAGACTGCTAGAATATTTTCCACTGTTTAATTTAAGCCTCATCAATCAGATTAACCCTCATACTTCTCCTATAAAGTGATATTAAAGAGACCTAAAATAAGACTGTTTAAATATATGGGAAATAGTTTTTCCTGCCCTAAGGGAGCGTGCCTCAGCTAATTAATACTAAATTATAAATGGAAACCTCTAAATAGCACAATATGCCAAGGGTAT comes from Mauremys reevesii isolate NIE-2019 linkage group 18, ASM1616193v1, whole genome shotgun sequence and encodes:
- the ATP2A2 gene encoding sarcoplasmic/endoplasmic reticulum calcium ATPase 2 isoform X2, whose translation is MTVGDKVPADIRLTSIKSTTLRVDQSILTGESVSVIKHTDPVPDPRAVNQDKKNMLFSGTNIAAGKAMGVVVATGVNTEIGKIRDEMVATEQERTPLQQKLDEFGEQLSKVISLICIAVWIINIGHFNDPVHGGSWIRGAIYYFKIAVALAVAAIPEGLPAVITTCLALGTRRMAKKNAIVRSLPSVETLGCTSVICSDKTGTLTTNQMSVCRVFVLDRVEGDTCSLNEFTVTGSTYAPMGEVHKDDKLVKCHQYDGLVELATICALCNDSSLDYNEAKGVYEKVGEATETALSCLVEKMNVFDTELKGLSRIERANACNSVIKQLMKKEFTLEFSRDRKSMSVYCTPNKPSRTSMSKMFVKGAPEGVLDRCTHIRVGSTKVLLTPGIKQKIMTVIREWGTGRDTLRCLALATHDNPPRREEMNLEDSANFINYETNLTFVGCVGMLDPPRTEVASSIKLCRKAGIRVIMITGDNKGTAVAICRRIGIFGEDEDVSSKAFTGREFDELSPAVQRDACLHARCFARVEPSHKSKIVEFLQSFDEITAMTGDGVNDAPALKKAEIGIAMGSGTAVAKTASEMVLADDNFSTIVAAVEEGRAIYNNMKQFIRYLISSNVGEVVCIFLTAALGFPEALIPVQLLWVNLVTDGLPATALGFNPPDLDIMDKPPRNPKEPLISGWLFFRYLAIGCYVGAATVGAAAWWFIAADGGPRVTYYQLSHFLQCNEDNPEFTDVDCVVFESPYPMTMALSVLVTIEMCNALNSLSENQSLMRMPPWENIWLLGSICLSMSLHFLILYVEPLPLIFQITPLNVTQWLMVLKISLPVILLDETLKFAARNYLEPGKDCVKPATKPCSLSACTEGISWPFVLITMPLLIWLYSTDTNFSDMFWS